In Thermoanaerobaculales bacterium, one DNA window encodes the following:
- a CDS encoding serine/threonine-protein kinase — protein MASQPSESRWSRADSILEAALDLPTGERPALIAERCAGDRALADLVERLLVRCQEDDTELMPGGALAGSLAEGLGRELELGHDPEGQVIGRYRVLREIARGGMAVVYLAGRAEDDFHQLVALKLLQPGLESEHVVRRFHLERQILASARHPNIAQLLDAGVTDDGRPFLAMEYVDGEPIDAFCDQRRLSVSQRLWLFLDVARAVDHAHRNLVVHRDIKPSNILVTGDGNVKLLDFGIAKVLEDDGEAVTRTHMRVMTPAFASPEQIEGDPITTSTDIYQLGMLLYLLLAGRWPYPRASASDAAMLLAICREPPIRPSTAAGGRGDAEAVPGSPAVTTAEVAHRRASHPARLRRELAGDLDTIVLTALRKEPERRYASVAQLVGDVERYLEGRTISARPDTVSYRLRTFVRRHTAATATAAASLALVVGLVAFFTVELGIERNRARLEARKAGEIATFLTGLFQVSAPTRSKGEALTARELLDRGAERIDAELADQPQLQAAMMTIIGSVYGELAMFDEGRALLERAVEIRRRHPGARDLDLAASLYALGEVGERTRDLELARSSFTEALEIREAALGREHPDVARARDALGVILRHDGDLEAARALHEEAIQVLSATLGPGDAAYGLALNRLAVVLQDQRDYRGSIPLFEEAIAVLDATAGADHPYTASAKFNFANSLRHTGREEDADEVYREVLPAIEALFGPHHPAVATVLNNHSNLLRAMGRLDQAEATLQRALAIWSASLGPHHPQVGWALNNLGLVERDRGNHAAAHDYFARSVEIAEAAHGPDHADVATQLANLAGELHSLGDTQGAIPLMERAIEIRERVFGPDHSFVGEPVGELAAFQLALGRYAEAEALFRRAAELGRKEPEHRVHEITTPRIGQARCLAALGRPAEAAAVLGAEREQCAADARALVDAALAEIEAGRTTQPAH, from the coding sequence ATGGCGAGCCAGCCCTCTGAGTCGCGCTGGTCGCGGGCGGACTCGATCCTCGAGGCGGCCCTCGACCTGCCCACGGGTGAGCGGCCGGCGCTGATCGCCGAGCGGTGCGCCGGCGATCGCGCGCTCGCCGACCTGGTCGAGCGCCTGCTGGTCCGCTGCCAGGAGGACGACACCGAGCTGATGCCGGGGGGCGCCCTCGCCGGCAGCCTCGCCGAAGGCCTCGGCCGGGAGCTCGAGCTCGGCCATGATCCCGAGGGGCAGGTGATCGGCCGCTACCGGGTGCTGCGCGAGATCGCGCGCGGCGGCATGGCGGTGGTCTACCTCGCCGGGCGCGCCGAGGACGACTTCCACCAGCTGGTCGCGCTCAAGCTGCTCCAGCCGGGCCTGGAGAGCGAGCACGTTGTGCGCCGCTTCCACCTCGAGCGCCAGATCCTGGCCAGCGCCCGCCACCCCAACATCGCGCAGCTGCTCGACGCGGGTGTCACCGACGACGGCCGGCCGTTCCTCGCCATGGAGTACGTGGACGGGGAGCCCATCGACGCCTTCTGCGACCAGCGCCGGCTGTCGGTGAGCCAGCGTCTGTGGCTCTTCCTGGACGTCGCCCGGGCGGTCGACCATGCCCATCGCAACCTGGTCGTCCACCGTGACATCAAGCCGTCCAACATCCTGGTCACCGGAGACGGCAACGTCAAGCTGCTCGACTTCGGCATTGCCAAGGTGCTGGAGGACGACGGCGAGGCCGTCACCCGCACTCACATGCGGGTGATGACACCCGCCTTCGCGAGCCCGGAGCAGATCGAGGGCGATCCGATCACGACCTCGACCGACATCTATCAGCTCGGGATGCTGCTCTACCTGCTGCTCGCCGGAAGGTGGCCCTATCCGCGCGCCTCGGCCTCCGACGCCGCGATGCTGCTGGCGATCTGCCGCGAGCCGCCGATCCGTCCGAGCACCGCGGCGGGAGGCCGCGGCGACGCCGAGGCGGTGCCGGGCAGTCCGGCCGTCACCACTGCCGAGGTCGCTCACCGCAGGGCGTCCCATCCCGCCCGGCTGAGGAGGGAGCTGGCCGGAGACCTCGACACCATCGTGCTCACCGCGCTGCGCAAGGAGCCGGAGCGCCGTTACGCTTCGGTGGCTCAGCTCGTGGGCGACGTCGAGCGCTACCTCGAGGGCAGGACGATCTCGGCGCGCCCGGACACCGTGAGCTACCGCCTGCGCACCTTCGTGCGCCGGCACACCGCCGCCACCGCGACCGCCGCCGCCTCGCTCGCGCTGGTGGTCGGGCTGGTGGCCTTCTTCACCGTCGAGCTCGGCATCGAGCGGAACCGCGCCCGCTTGGAGGCCCGCAAGGCCGGCGAGATCGCGACCTTCCTGACCGGTCTCTTCCAGGTGTCGGCGCCAACCCGGTCGAAGGGCGAGGCGTTGACCGCCCGCGAGCTGCTCGACCGCGGTGCCGAGCGGATCGACGCCGAGCTCGCCGACCAGCCCCAGCTCCAGGCGGCGATGATGACGATCATCGGGTCGGTCTACGGCGAGCTCGCGATGTTCGACGAGGGCCGCGCCCTGCTCGAGCGCGCGGTCGAGATCCGCCGCCGCCACCCGGGCGCGCGGGACCTCGATCTCGCCGCGTCGCTCTACGCCCTCGGCGAGGTCGGTGAGCGCACGCGCGACCTCGAGCTCGCGCGCTCGAGCTTCACCGAGGCGTTGGAGATCCGGGAGGCTGCCCTCGGGCGCGAGCACCCTGACGTGGCGCGCGCTCGCGATGCTCTCGGCGTCATCCTCCGCCATGACGGTGACCTCGAGGCCGCCCGCGCCCTGCACGAGGAGGCGATCCAGGTCCTCTCCGCGACGCTCGGACCGGGCGACGCGGCCTACGGCCTCGCCCTCAACCGGCTGGCGGTGGTGTTGCAGGACCAGCGCGACTACCGGGGATCGATCCCGCTGTTCGAGGAGGCGATCGCCGTGCTCGACGCCACTGCCGGCGCGGATCACCCCTACACGGCATCGGCGAAGTTCAACTTCGCGAACTCGCTGCGCCACACCGGGCGCGAGGAGGATGCTGACGAGGTCTACCGGGAGGTCCTGCCCGCGATTGAAGCCCTGTTCGGCCCCCACCACCCGGCGGTGGCGACGGTCCTCAACAACCACTCCAACCTGCTGCGCGCCATGGGCCGCCTCGACCAGGCCGAGGCGACTCTGCAGCGGGCGCTCGCCATCTGGTCGGCGTCGCTCGGGCCGCACCACCCCCAGGTTGGCTGGGCGCTCAACAACCTCGGACTGGTGGAGCGCGACCGCGGCAATCACGCGGCGGCACACGACTACTTCGCGCGCTCGGTCGAGATCGCCGAGGCCGCCCACGGACCGGACCATGCCGACGTCGCCACCCAGCTCGCCAACCTCGCCGGCGAGCTGCACAGCCTCGGCGACACCCAGGGGGCCATCCCCCTGATGGAGCGGGCGATCGAGATCCGCGAGCGGGTGTTCGGTCCCGACCACTCGTTCGTCGGCGAGCCGGTGGGCGAGCTCGCCGCCTTCCAGCTCGCGCTGGGCCGCTACGCCGAGGCCGAGGCCCTATTCCGGCGCGCCGCCGAGCTCGGGCGCAAGGAGCCCGAGCACCGGGTCCACGAGATCACCACCCCGCGGATCGGTCAGGCCCGTTGCCTGGCCGCCCTCGGTCGCCCGGCGGAGGCCGCGGCGGTGCTGGGCGCGGAGCGCGAGCAGTGCGCTGCCGACGCGCGGGCGCTGGTCGACGCGGCCCTCGCCGAGATCGAGGCCGGCCGGACCACACAACCGGCGCATTGA
- a CDS encoding PaaI family thioesterase: MSMSMVAIQDTIPGNHCVGCGTDNPRGMQIKSYWVGDLETMCTYEPQPHMAAGPESILNGGIIATLLDCHAVCTAISYAARLAGRADGRDIMFVTAALDIRYRRPTPIDRPVEVRARVSGVGERKTVLECTLSSQGQVCAEATVIAVRLPGERADQLQRVPPPAQTLGGWKLADDDQPAALARPAA, encoded by the coding sequence ATGTCGATGTCGATGGTCGCGATCCAGGACACCATCCCCGGCAACCACTGCGTGGGGTGCGGGACCGACAACCCCCGCGGCATGCAGATCAAGAGCTACTGGGTGGGAGATCTCGAGACCATGTGCACCTACGAGCCGCAGCCCCACATGGCGGCCGGCCCGGAGTCGATCCTCAACGGCGGGATCATCGCCACGCTGCTCGACTGCCACGCGGTCTGCACCGCGATCTCGTACGCGGCCAGGCTGGCCGGCCGCGCCGACGGGCGGGACATCATGTTCGTCACCGCCGCCCTTGACATCCGCTACCGACGGCCGACCCCCATCGACCGCCCGGTGGAGGTGCGGGCGAGGGTCTCCGGGGTCGGCGAGCGCAAGACCGTTCTCGAGTGCACGCTGAGCTCGCAGGGCCAGGTGTGCGCCGAGGCGACCGTGATCGCGGTCCGCCTTCCCGGCGAGCGTGCCGACCAGCTCCAGCGAGTGCCGCCGCCCGCCCAGACCCTCGGCGGCTGGAAGCTCGCGGACGACGACCAGCCGGCGGCTCTCGCGCGGCCGGCCGCCTGA
- a CDS encoding STAS domain-containing protein, producing the protein MTRNKLEYSSEAPDAADRELVVYTLVGPLCGSEPAYEFQDEVRRKVAGGSRKIVIDLAGVERIDSCGIGILASLMWSASQVKGGMVLAAVPRQVEKLLQIVMLLDHIDHAASREAAIALLQGR; encoded by the coding sequence ATGACCAGGAACAAGCTTGAGTACTCCAGTGAGGCCCCGGATGCCGCCGACCGCGAGCTGGTGGTCTACACGCTGGTCGGTCCCCTGTGCGGGTCGGAGCCGGCCTACGAATTCCAGGACGAGGTCCGAAGAAAGGTCGCCGGCGGAAGCAGAAAGATCGTCATCGACCTCGCCGGCGTGGAGAGGATCGACAGCTGCGGGATCGGCATCCTGGCATCCCTGATGTGGTCGGCCTCGCAAGTCAAGGGCGGGATGGTGCTGGCCGCGGTCCCACGACAGGTCGAGAAGCTTCTCCAGATCGTGATGCTGCTCGACCACATCGACCACGCGGCCTCGCGCGAGGCCGCGATCGCGTTGCTGCAAGGCAGATAA
- a CDS encoding sigma-70 family RNA polymerase sigma factor: MEKRPQRREGNTNGTGNVTELLLAFRDGDRAAFDQLVPLLYDDLRRVARAQLRRGRPGATLGTTVLVHELYLKMADQRRLDARDRGHFLAISAHAMRQVIADYARRRAASKRGGDLEPVPLDEAPEIADREARWLLDVDRALDRLAARDERMARVVECRFFAGFGEEETAAALRTSLRTVQRDWVRARAWLREELGGDGEPAL, translated from the coding sequence ATAGAAAAACGACCACAGCGTCGGGAGGGCAACACGAACGGCACCGGCAACGTCACCGAGCTGCTGCTGGCATTCAGGGACGGCGACCGCGCCGCCTTCGATCAGCTGGTGCCCCTGCTCTACGACGACCTGCGCAGGGTTGCGCGGGCTCAGCTGCGGCGCGGCCGGCCGGGCGCGACCCTCGGCACCACCGTGCTGGTCCACGAGCTCTACCTCAAGATGGCCGACCAGCGGCGCCTCGACGCCCGCGACCGCGGTCACTTTCTGGCGATCTCGGCGCACGCGATGCGCCAGGTGATCGCCGACTACGCCCGCCGCCGGGCCGCGAGCAAGCGCGGCGGCGACCTCGAGCCGGTCCCGCTCGACGAGGCCCCCGAGATCGCCGACCGGGAGGCGCGCTGGCTGCTCGACGTCGACCGCGCCCTCGACCGGCTGGCGGCGCGCGACGAGCGGATGGCGCGAGTCGTCGAGTGCCGCTTCTTCGCCGGCTTCGGCGAGGAGGAGACGGCGGCGGCGCTCCGCACCTCGCTGCGGACCGTGCAGCGTGACTGGGTGCGGGCCCGGGCCTGGCTCAGGGAGGAGCTGGGCGGAGATGGCGAGCCAGCCCTCTGA
- a CDS encoding SDR family oxidoreductase: MLLDGKVALVTGASRGIGAATARLLARHGAAVAVNFYQSAEAAAALASEIGAAGGRALSVRADVRERTQVDAMVERVAAALGPVDILVINAAMQFPMAPFMDYPWEAFEAKLTGELKAAFFCSRAVAPSMIERGRGCIIAVSSGLSRHPGFGFCAHSTAKSALDAFARALALEFGPRGVRVNVVAPGLTLTDATAHLPQQVKDASARQTPLGRNATAEDVAGAILALACDEAAFVSGAYVPVSGGSQMM, encoded by the coding sequence ATGTTGCTCGATGGGAAGGTCGCGCTGGTGACGGGGGCGAGCCGCGGGATCGGGGCGGCCACGGCCAGGCTGCTCGCACGCCACGGCGCCGCGGTCGCGGTCAACTTCTACCAGAGCGCCGAGGCCGCCGCCGCGCTCGCGTCGGAGATCGGGGCCGCCGGCGGCCGGGCGCTGTCAGTGCGCGCCGACGTCCGGGAGCGCACCCAGGTCGACGCGATGGTGGAGCGGGTGGCCGCCGCTCTCGGGCCGGTCGACATCCTGGTCATCAATGCCGCGATGCAGTTTCCGATGGCCCCGTTCATGGACTACCCGTGGGAGGCCTTCGAGGCCAAGCTCACCGGCGAGCTGAAGGCGGCGTTCTTCTGCAGCCGGGCGGTGGCGCCGTCGATGATCGAGCGCGGACGGGGCTGCATCATCGCCGTCTCGAGCGGGCTGTCCCGCCATCCCGGCTTCGGGTTCTGCGCCCACTCGACCGCAAAGTCGGCCCTCGACGCGTTCGCCCGGGCGCTCGCGCTCGAGTTCGGCCCGCGCGGGGTCCGGGTCAACGTGGTCGCGCCCGGCCTGACGCTGACCGACGCGACCGCCCACCTGCCGCAGCAGGTGAAGGACGCCTCGGCCCGCCAGACGCCGCTCGGCCGCAACGCGACCGCGGAGGACGTCGCCGGGGCGATCCTCGCCCTCGCCTGCGACGAGGCCGCCTTCGTCAGCGGCGCCTACGTTCCGGTCAGCGGCGGCTCGCAGATGATGTAG
- a CDS encoding DUF4395 family protein, with translation MRSLSPVARHRAEMQGFVGLDDEHLAEINPWLRLSPGICLAWVAAATVTASPVLMLALVPFAAGGAVLRNHPFDVIYNHGLRHLLGTRPLPRYGAPRRFACAVGSLWMTAAGTALAAGFTTLGLVLGVAMVALASVQVLTGFCVPSFIYQLGRERRRPRPLTA, from the coding sequence ATGAGAAGCTTGTCCCCAGTCGCCCGTCACCGGGCCGAGATGCAGGGGTTCGTGGGGCTCGATGACGAGCACTTGGCCGAGATCAACCCCTGGCTCCGGCTCTCTCCCGGGATCTGCCTGGCGTGGGTCGCGGCGGCGACGGTCACCGCGTCGCCGGTGCTGATGCTCGCTCTGGTCCCGTTCGCGGCCGGCGGCGCCGTGCTTCGCAACCACCCCTTCGACGTGATCTACAACCACGGCCTCCGCCACCTGCTGGGGACCCGGCCGCTGCCCCGCTACGGTGCGCCCCGCCGCTTCGCCTGCGCCGTCGGCTCGCTGTGGATGACCGCCGCCGGAACCGCCCTCGCCGCCGGCTTCACCACCCTCGGCCTCGTGCTCGGCGTGGCGATGGTGGCGCTGGCATCGGTGCAGGTGCTCACCGGGTTCTGCGTTCCATCCTTCATCTACCAACTCGGGCGCGAGCGCCGCAGGCCCCGCCCGCTGACCGCCTGA
- a CDS encoding efflux RND transporter permease subunit gives MNISELYIRRPVMTTIVMGGILLFGFMAYRLLPVSDLPNVDFPTISVSASLPGANPDTMASSVATPLEKEFSTIAGIDTMSSASSLGSTNIVLQFDLERDIDAAAQDVQAAIARASRRLPRDMPSPPTYQKVNPADQPILFVGLTSPTLPLYELDEYGQTMMAQRISTISGVAQVQVYGSQKYAVRIQLDPSALATRGLGIDEVSRAVQSANVNLPSGILYGPEKAYTIESKGQLTNAAAYRPIVIAYRDGRPVRLEELGSVWDSVENDKTAAWFIDQRTVMLAIQRQPGTNTVEVARRVRELLPTFEGQLPASVSLQVLFDRSQSIHESVNDVKLTLLVTLCLVVLVIFMFLRNLSATAIPSLAMPMSIVGTFAVMHLLDYSLDNLSLMALTLSVGFVVDDAIVMLENIVRHMEMGKRPFAAALDGSREIGFTIISMTLSLAAVFIPVLFMGGIVGRLFREFSVTIGAAVLISGFISLTLTPMLSSRFILPPKEVRHHALYNAFERFFARLLAVYGAGLRWSLGHRRTMVALTLLVTALTVVLFVVVPKGFVPSQDIDQIFGQVEAIEGISFEAMKRHQQAVGEVLRADPNVEAFTSSAGGRGGFGAGNTGFFFARLKPRSERELTADEVVEELRPKMARIPGVRVFIQSPPAIQVGGRQSRSQYQLTLTGPDTGELYRAAPLLEAKLREQDSLVDVATDLQLKNPQIEVDINRDKASSLGVTAEQIEEALYTAYGTRQISTIFTPTNQYRVIMELLPEYQTDILDLSLLYVRSSSGELVPLDSLVTMIAGLGPLTVNHSGQVPSVTLSFNLAPGVALGQATAEVEELARATLPASISLAFQGTAQAFKSSMQGLGLLLLLAIVVIYMVLGILYESFIHPFTILSALPLAGAGALATLLAFGVDLNIYAFVGVIMLVGLVKKNGIIMIDFALEAQRSRGFAPAEAIYEACMVRFRPIMMTTMAAFFGTLPIALGLGAGAEARRPLGLAVVGGLVVSQSLTLFITPVVYTYMESLQGKLGRWLWFLGGRGHESTAA, from the coding sequence ATGAACATCTCCGAGCTCTACATCCGCCGGCCGGTGATGACCACCATCGTGATGGGGGGCATCCTGCTGTTCGGCTTCATGGCGTACCGGCTGCTGCCGGTCAGCGACCTGCCGAACGTCGACTTCCCGACCATCTCGGTATCGGCGTCGCTGCCCGGCGCCAACCCGGACACCATGGCCTCGTCGGTCGCAACCCCGCTGGAGAAGGAGTTCTCGACCATCGCGGGCATCGACACGATGAGCTCGGCGAGCTCGCTCGGCTCGACCAACATCGTGCTCCAGTTCGACCTGGAGCGTGACATCGACGCCGCCGCCCAGGACGTCCAGGCCGCGATCGCCCGCGCCAGCCGGCGGCTGCCGCGGGACATGCCCAGCCCGCCGACCTACCAGAAGGTCAACCCCGCCGACCAGCCGATCCTGTTCGTCGGCCTGACCTCGCCGACGCTGCCGCTCTACGAGCTCGACGAGTACGGCCAGACCATGATGGCGCAGCGGATCTCGACCATCTCGGGCGTGGCCCAGGTGCAGGTCTACGGCTCGCAGAAGTACGCGGTCCGCATCCAGCTCGACCCGTCGGCGCTGGCGACCCGCGGCCTCGGCATCGACGAGGTGTCGCGCGCGGTGCAGTCGGCCAACGTCAATCTCCCGAGCGGCATCCTGTACGGCCCGGAGAAGGCCTACACGATCGAGTCCAAGGGCCAGCTGACCAACGCCGCGGCCTACCGGCCGATCGTGATCGCCTACCGCGACGGGCGTCCGGTGCGCCTCGAGGAGCTGGGCTCGGTCTGGGACAGCGTCGAGAACGACAAGACCGCGGCCTGGTTCATCGACCAGCGGACGGTCATGCTCGCGATCCAGCGCCAGCCCGGCACCAACACGGTGGAGGTTGCGCGGCGGGTCCGCGAGCTGCTGCCGACCTTCGAAGGTCAGCTGCCCGCGAGCGTGTCGCTGCAAGTGCTGTTCGACCGCTCGCAGTCGATTCACGAGTCGGTCAACGACGTCAAGCTGACCCTGCTGGTCACCCTGTGCCTGGTCGTGCTGGTGATCTTCATGTTCCTGCGCAACCTGTCGGCGACCGCGATCCCCTCGCTCGCGATGCCGATGTCGATCGTCGGCACCTTCGCGGTCATGCACCTGCTCGACTACTCCCTCGACAACCTGTCGCTGATGGCACTGACCCTGTCGGTCGGCTTCGTCGTGGACGACGCCATCGTCATGCTCGAGAACATCGTCCGCCACATGGAGATGGGTAAGCGGCCGTTCGCGGCCGCGCTCGACGGCTCGCGGGAGATCGGCTTCACGATCATCTCGATGACGCTGTCGCTCGCCGCCGTGTTCATCCCGGTGCTGTTCATGGGCGGCATCGTCGGCCGGCTGTTCCGGGAGTTCTCGGTCACCATCGGCGCCGCGGTGCTGATCTCCGGCTTCATCTCGCTGACCCTGACGCCGATGCTGTCGAGCCGCTTCATCCTGCCGCCGAAGGAGGTCCGGCACCACGCGCTCTACAACGCGTTCGAGCGCTTCTTCGCCCGGCTGCTCGCGGTCTACGGCGCCGGCCTGAGGTGGTCGCTCGGCCACCGGCGGACGATGGTCGCGCTGACCCTCCTGGTCACCGCCCTCACCGTGGTGCTGTTCGTGGTGGTCCCGAAGGGCTTCGTCCCGTCCCAGGACATCGACCAGATCTTCGGCCAGGTCGAGGCGATCGAGGGGATCTCCTTCGAGGCGATGAAGCGGCACCAGCAGGCGGTCGGCGAGGTCCTGCGCGCGGACCCGAACGTCGAGGCCTTCACGTCCTCGGCCGGCGGCCGCGGCGGCTTTGGCGCCGGCAACACCGGCTTCTTCTTCGCCCGGCTCAAGCCGCGCAGCGAGCGCGAGTTGACCGCCGACGAGGTGGTCGAGGAGCTGCGGCCGAAGATGGCGAGGATCCCGGGCGTCCGCGTCTTCATCCAGAGCCCGCCGGCGATCCAGGTCGGCGGCCGCCAGTCCCGCAGCCAGTACCAGCTCACGCTCACCGGCCCGGACACCGGCGAGCTCTACCGCGCCGCCCCGCTGCTCGAGGCGAAGCTGCGCGAGCAGGACTCGCTGGTCGACGTCGCCACCGACCTGCAGCTCAAGAACCCCCAGATCGAGGTCGACATCAACCGCGACAAGGCCTCCTCGCTCGGCGTCACCGCGGAGCAGATCGAGGAGGCGCTGTACACCGCCTACGGCACTCGCCAGATCTCGACCATCTTCACGCCCACCAACCAGTACCGGGTGATCATGGAGCTGCTCCCCGAGTACCAGACCGACATCCTCGACCTGTCGCTGCTCTACGTCCGCTCCTCAAGCGGCGAGCTGGTCCCGCTGGACTCGCTGGTGACGATGATCGCGGGCCTCGGGCCGCTGACCGTCAACCACTCGGGGCAGGTGCCCTCGGTGACCCTGTCGTTCAACCTCGCACCCGGCGTCGCGCTCGGCCAGGCCACCGCCGAGGTCGAGGAGCTCGCCCGCGCCACCCTGCCCGCGTCGATCAGCCTCGCGTTCCAGGGCACCGCCCAGGCCTTCAAGTCGTCGATGCAGGGGCTCGGCCTGCTGCTCCTGCTCGCGATCGTGGTGATCTACATGGTGCTCGGCATCCTGTACGAGAGCTTCATCCACCCGTTCACGATCCTGTCGGCCCTGCCGCTGGCCGGCGCCGGCGCGCTGGCGACGCTGCTCGCGTTCGGCGTCGACCTCAACATCTACGCCTTCGTCGGCGTGATCATGCTGGTCGGCCTGGTCAAGAAGAACGGGATCATCATGATCGACTTCGCGCTCGAGGCCCAGCGCTCGCGCGGCTTTGCGCCCGCCGAGGCGATCTACGAGGCCTGCATGGTCCGCTTCCGGCCGATCATGATGACCACCATGGCGGCCTTCTTCGGCACCCTGCCGATCGCGCTCGGGCTCGGCGCCGGCGCCGAGGCCCGCCGGCCGCTCGGCCTGGCCGTGGTCGGCGGCTTGGTGGTGTCGCAGTCGCTGACCCTCTTCATCACCCCGGTGGTCTACACCTACATGGAGTCGCTGCAGGGCAAGCTCGGCCGCTGGCTGTGGTTCCTCGGCGGCAGGGGGCACGAGTCGACAGCCGCGTGA